A region of Maniola jurtina chromosome 18, ilManJurt1.1, whole genome shotgun sequence DNA encodes the following proteins:
- the LOC123874186 gene encoding 2-oxoglutarate and iron-dependent oxygenase domain-containing protein 3-like: MGDVKRRLKNNAHTESNIKTTEKTATEKSSINKGLPLRVLSRTTVIISLLIVVYFSSKENFRTFAKQSELLPGKGQIVKCSTEYIKELDKFEGCAPRDCKRFVTDKVVSVREVEELLKIAKRGLKFGGSFGGASILDLHSGAMSKGQHFVNIYEIEEMKNLFTQEDFNIIRVVRDKVKYSLAHHLGVQPDKVYSTHPTFFSEISAKKAFTNHDEYWHPHVDKVSYKSFHFTTLLYLSDYGIDFNGGRFVFIDESFNSTIEPRKARLSMFTSGAENSHYVEKVTSGVRYAMTIPFTCDKKFAIEDPSTDKYNKKHSK; this comes from the exons ATGGGTGATGTTAAGAGAAGACTTAAAAACAATGCTCATACTGAAAGTAACATAAAAACTACCGAGAAAACAGCCACTGAAAAATC CTCTATAAATAAAGGTTTGCCACTAAGAGTTCTATCGCGGACTACAGTTATTATATCTCTGCTGATAGTTGTTTATTTTTCATCCAAAGAAAATTTTCGAACATTTGCTAAACAATCAGAACTTCTACCAGGGAAAGGACAGATAGTGAAATGCTCTACTGAATATATAAAAGAGCTAGACAAGTTTGAGGGTTGTGCTCCTAGAGATTGTAAGAGATTTGTCACTGATAAAGTGGTTTCGGTTAGAGAAGTAGAGGAATTGTTAAAAATAGCTAAAAGAGGTTTGAAGTTTGGTGGTTCCTTTGGTGGTGCTTCTATATTAGATCTGCATAGTGGAGCAATGTCAAAGGGCCAGCACTTTGTAAATATATATGAAATTGAGGAGATGAAAAATCTGTTTACACAGGAGGACTTTAATATTATCAGA gTTGTTAGAGATAAGGTAAAATACAGTCTCGCCCATCATTTAGGCGTTCAGCCTGATAAAGTTTATTCAACACATCCAACATTCTTCTCAGAGATTAGTGCCAAAAAAGCTTTCACTAATCATGATGAGTACTGGCATCCACATGTTGACAAA GTCTCCTACAAATCCTTTCATTTCACTACACTACTTTATTTATCGGATTATGGCATTGACTTCAATGGTGGTAGATTTGTTTTTATTGATGAGAGTTTTAATAGCACTATAGAACCACGAAAAGCAAGATTAAGCATGTTCACAAGTGGCGCTGAAAATTCGCATTATGTAGAGAAAGTTACTTCTGGAGTGCGATATGC